The DNA region atacatgtcagtaacAACATGATGAACATAAATCTTGGTGCAAAAACATAATCAAGTActtataatttaaattatacTACCAAATAAGCAACATAAAACCACACATTTGAAAAACATTAACGTTTATATAGACACATTATCTGActtgaactcagaaatgatacATTAGGACAAAGACAACCTCCCGACCCCTTCTAACACTCTGTTCACGGTTTCAGGCTTGctctgagatttaaattgtaaTTTGTGTTAAATCGGAAGAGGGTCGTCTAATTTTAGTGAGTATCGTATGGACAATACTCTTCAGAAACCAATTCccacatttattttatatatatatttttggtaAAATATATAGTATCAATTTGATCAATACCAATCATTAGGCGATGTGATCTTAATTGTATATATGAAATTGATACGATCCGATCAAATTGGATGAGCAGGGTTGGGGCAATCCACGGGATCTGATAAGAGTTTTGTTAAGGGAAAAATGAGCAAGGAGATATATATTGTGGAAAAGATATATCTCTCTAATATGGCTTCAACTGTAACCTGCAAACAAAGAAATGAACTAGTGAATGGGCGCTGGAGAGGTAtccggcgtagccactccgatacttaagtcagcaggtggaGATGAAGGATAAAGTATGTATATGTGAGGATATACGTGAGTGCCAAGAGCTCTATAATCAGAATATGtctattaaatataaaatgtaCCTGCTATTTATATGAGAGAAGATAATAATGACATCGTTTTCAGTGTTCACCTACCACTTATAGACATGTCACGTCAACTTCATGTCATTTCTATCACGTCAAATCTGATTCTGTCAGGTACACTTATCAAGGTAAGATTTTACATGTTCTCGCACTCGAATGCGGCACTACTATCGATGCTTCCCGGGTAACGAGTCATCAGTCGGGAATTTGACCGAGAGTTCGGGCATTTGGTTGTCCGAGTGGATGAATTCCCAGGTACTTGCTTGCTTTGCAACTCATGAGCCATTTCCATCATCCTACCATGATCCGGGCTTTCCATTTAATGTCTCGGTTCATCCATGACCCGAGCTCTTCCAGGGTTATCATCACTCCttccttaaatagtcgggctagagtcatactcgctgtcccgatcagtcatgctTGGACTTCAACAGAAAGATAATCAATTTGTCTATAAAAGCATTCGGGGCTTTATGTCTCCCAGAGATGGGATGAGATGCTAGGGCCTCATGTCTCCTGTGCTTAAATAGAATActggggcctcatacctcccaaGTTTATAAAAAGGTGCCAGGCCTTATGTTTCCCGGGCTTTACTGGATAACTAGGGTATGGagccccgggccagggtacggatccctggccTTAataaatggtcgaggtgcggaaccccgagccagggtaccggatccctggacttatagaatggtcgaggtgcagAGTCCCGAGTTAGGGTACAGATCCCTGCACTTACAGAATAACCAGGTACGGAGCCCTGGGCCGGGAAACGGATCCCGAGACTTGGAAttgtcgaggtgcggagccccgagccagtgTATGGATCCCTGGACTTACAGAATAGttggggcctcatatctcccgaaCTTTAAATATGGTGATGGGGCTTCATATCTCCCGGAATTTAAATAcggtgtcggggcctcatatctcacGGGCTTGAAATATGTGCCGGGACCTCACATCTCCTGGACATTAAATATGGTGTCGgagcctcatatctcccggactttaaTTTTTCTGCTCCTCCTGCTAtattagttttttaaaaaaccaaatCATTAACCTAGAAATACTGAATCCGAATTCATTTTCGGTAGAGTGAAACTTCTCTAGTTGAGCTAAATTAGGTGACTAATATAGATGTATGTTACTGAGTGCATAGCAAATACTTTTCCACGCCAATCCGAAATAACCTCTGAGCTTCGAGCCCATATGAAAATCCCTTGATAAAATCTGAATACCGAGCTGGTCAGACTTATTTTTGAATGGAAACCATATCTACGTCTTGAGCTcagtttcccacagacggcgccaatgatccGATCCGGGCGAATTGGATGAGCAAGGTTGGGGCAATCCACCGGATCTGATAAGAGTTTTGTTAAGGGAAAATAAGCAAGGGGATATATCTTGTGGAGAAGATATATCTATGCGATCCGGGCGAATTGGGTGAGCATGGTCGAAGCAATCCACCGGATCTGATAAGAGTTTTGTTAAGGAAAAACGCAATCCACCATATCTGATAAGGGTGGTAATTGTAATTTTGAAATGGTCATACCAATACCAATATACAtgaaattttgtaattattttaagGTGTTTCCTCTTTATAAGataatatagataatatatAACATGATTAGAGTATATGGGGTTGatacaatatatttttatattatatagtattAAGATTACATAATTTTTATGCTGGAACCAAGTAAGttatatacatataattaaaTGTAATAATGTATTAATATACCAATATTGAAAATTATGGTCTTTTGTCAACCTCGGTCTTCACTCGCATGCTTTCTTTTTTCCACTAGGAAACTTCTGTAATGGGACGAAATGCTGAAGTGATAACCACAAAAAttgtaaattaattttaaattttaagaacTTGTAATACACATAGACAccttaaattatataattaaattattggatcAATCCATGACTACTAACTATGGTTAGAGGAACTATGCTTGGtgaaacttttttttaaaaaaaaaacataaaattaccTATTACCGTCAATCTCTTATTTCCGGTATCGTACCAAAGTCTTAAGATTCAATTATAACAAACTTCTCgtcccaaaaaataaaataaaaaacaaaaaataaaaaacaaaacaaaactacCCCATCACTTTAAACTTTCCactcttattttaaataaatgaatatttaaactattattaaaattaatttataactttattttatttattttaataattacattttaACAAtagtttttcttcaatttagttcatattttcaaaacaaaaatatgaattaaagtatatatggattcaattttttccACCATCTTACTGAAACATTTTATATGCCGAAACAATAATATAAACTAAATTTTAATTccctatttttattttcttttaatcaGAACTaaatatttgtaatatttttgtTAAACAATTGGTTTAACTATCGCACATATTatatctttctttctttctttttttatttataattcaaCCATCCCACAATGTGGTTCTGTTCTTAAACTGCTCAAAAGTTAGGCGGTAAAATTAAGTTATTCAAGCCACACATAAGAGTCGAGACAAGATCTCGTGTTTAAAATCCAATTAAAAATCCTTCTCAAATAATATAGAATAAGTATATTGTGAGACgttttcacgaatctttatctgtgaaacgtgtcaactctatcgatattcacaataaaaagtaatactcttagcataaaaagtaataatttttcatggattacccaaataagagacatgtctcacaaaatacgacacgtgagaccatctcacacaagtttttgccgatAATATACTTCTAATTTTGAGTCAAAATCCACTTGAGTAGCGGCCAAACACAATTCAAAAAGATAATTGAGATGTACCCATGACTGGAGGAGTCCACCAAAAAAAGACACCAATTAGTTTAATCCGATGGGCTTGCAGCTGAAACTCATGTATCGCAACAAAAAAGATTCCCATCTTTCAAATCTGATTATGTTCCATAATTCATATATACTCTGCCATTCGAAATATAAGAAAAGAATTGgggtaaaatattttcagaTGTAATGGACGATTAGCGATAAACATCTTTGAATACCAATATCATTTCACCAAAAATGGTTTTCTTCATTTTCAATATCATCCAACTCTCACCATAATCATGAACTTTTCCAAGGCTCTAACTTGTTTTCTTTGTTTAACCACAATCACACTATGTTTCATTTCACCAAAACTCTCCACAGCACAGAACAACGCCACGACAAGCGGCGATACATGCAATTGTGGAGCATTCGGGAGCTGCAACTCGCAGCACTTGGCAGTTTGTGCATGTCTGCAAGGATTCGAGCCGGAGAACAAGCAGGAATGGGATTTAGGAAACTGGACTAATGGTTGCGTCCGACGAATGAAGATGAAGTGCGAAAGAAATGACAGCACTGATGGTAATAGGAACACAGACGACGGATTCTTGGTGCTGCATAATATCAAGATTCCGGGATATTCACAACGTTCGCTTCAGCCGTTTCGCGAGTGCGCGGCGCTGTGCTTGAGGAATTGCTCTTGTATCGCATATGCGCATGATTCTGATCTTGGTTGCATGTTTTGGAACAGTTTTTTGTTTGGGATTCAGCATTTTCCGACCGGCTCGGGTGCCTCTGATCTTCATTACCGTGTTGCGTACACTGAACTAggtgaatttatttttgaatttccttttcttttttgttAATTGCATACAATAATACTTGAAATCTCGATATCCCTGaaaaaaactctataaaaaAATGAGTTATTAACTCCCCGTGTTTTTAATCTTGAGAACATCTACATGTTTTCAAGAGGGATATAAATTTTCGTTTGATAAAGGACGATCGGGGCTTATGAGTTTGCACGCCCCTTTGAGACCCCAAAAAATGGACCTTATTAGGTAGAATACTTTCCGCTGTCGGTTATCAACCTACTCTGAGTACCCAGCCATCACAGCCCAGGCACTGTTAATAGGAAGAAAAACAACGATTGGAGTGGGAGAGTCTGAGTCGAAAAGAGGATTCCTCGCCAATAACCACGTCCACTGAGTAAAAACGGGATTGGACACAGTATCAAGGATCTCCAGGCCTAATTGAAAATGAAGCGAATAATTGATATTCATCAAATTCAAAGTTGATTCGGCCTGGGATCCGAAAATTTCTACAATAAATTGGGCAGGGAAAAATAGGTCGCATATGACTCTCTGGTTGCGGATAGTAAGTCGGGAAGAGACTTCCTTTCGATACCAGTTTTAGGCCTCTATATTGAGGCCTTATTAGACGTGAGAGCTAGCTTAAACACACTGATGTCTAGTTCGATTTCAAGTTAATGGATGGTTAATTTTGAGGAATTTCTCATAACAACATATGCTTTAGATTTACGTTTATCTTTGAAATGATTTGCCTGGTTGTTTGGACATCACAGGTCACAAGAAACACTTCAAGAAAATCTTGATGCTCTTGGTTATCATGGGGTTTATATTTATCTCcgtttttatgtatttttcatGGAAATGGATTGCCAAGCGAAGAGGTAAATTAAATGTCTTTTCACTATTTAATCCCTGAATGAGGCAGTCTAAACTCATTATGTGTTTTTCCTTGTCAATCAGACAAAGAAAGAACAACTGAACTTGGAAAACCAAGCACATCAGATTCAGTTGATTCCTCGCATCAAGATGCATTGAATCAAGTTAATCTCCAAGACCTACCATTGTTTCGGTTCGATACACTTGCAGACGCCACAAATAACTTCTCTGATGCTAACAAGCTAGGGAAGGGTGGCTTCGGTATTGTTTACAAGGTACAATATTTTGGCACTTGTTTATGTTACATAGCGCGATATCTGAATCCGACAACATTGATGTTGGTTCTGAGACAACCCTCATGTAATCATGTTCAAAGGGCTCATGGCattaccatgtttcattgaatTTAACGTCCGTAAATTCACTAGGGCGAGTTGGCGAATGGAAGAGAAGTTGCGGTTAAGAGACTGTCGAGAGCTTCTGGACAAGGGTTGCAAGAATGTATCAATGAAGTGGTGTTGATTTCTAAATTGCAACATAGAAATCTAGTAAAGCTATTGGGATGTTGTCTAGAGAACAAAGAGACAATGCTTGTATATGAATACTTGTCGAATAAAAGCTTGGATTTCTTCCTTTTTGTTCAGTTTCAAAAccttatattttcaaatatacatTAAATCGtcgttttaattaaatttttgggTCTGTCGTTGATTACTGATATTCAATCAAACTGTTTAAATCACTCTGAATATTGCTCGTGCATAGATTCATCACTAGAAATCCTCGATTGGAGAAGGCGTTTCGACATCATCAAAGGTATTTGTAGAGGCCTCCTTTGTCTCCACAGGGACTCAAGATTCAGGATAATTCACAGGGACCTCAAGCCTAGTAACATACTGCTGGATAATGATTGGAATCCAAAGATCTCAGACTTTGGCATGGCAAGAATATTTGGAACTAGCCAAGATCAAGTCAGAACTGTAAGAGTAGTAGGAACATAGTAAGTACATAAGACAAAGTTGTTATTGCTCtccaaaaaatcaaattttatatgAACAACTCCTGATTAATTTTCGTGTTTCGCCTCTATCCGTTAATTGATCATGCTAAAGACATTTGATAGGTTCATGATATATTTTTGCAGCGGATATATGGCGCCGGAGTATGCGATCGAAGGACGTTTTTCGGAAAAATCCGATGTGTTTAGCTTTGGGGTTATGATCCTAGAGATTACCAGTGGGAGAAGGAATACTAGCTTCTACAATCATGAAACATCTTTGAACCTTTTGGGACATGTAAGTCTACTAAAATCCCTTTTTTCACTTACAATTTGTGATACAACATAGACTTGTATTTTCTTGAAGGGTtttttttctaataaaattAGTCATAAATTTAGATTagttttgttttttaattaatactagtaaAAAAATGCACATGCAATGCATgtgctattattatttttaatttgattaaataatattaaataattaacacgaaattattttcgatttagaaaagttgttcgatttaaaagggaagttttgttttgaattttttatatgtaaaatatGGAGTGACTTGAAAAGATTTTTAGTAGAATAAGAAGGGTAATTatggaattaaatattttggtgttcTCAAAGGTAGTTATTCTAAGACCCTCACACTTAATATAATAGTATAGATAGTATAGATATAAATAGCTGGTAAGAGTTATCAAAGAAGATTTCATTTGAATCAATAAACATAGGTTGATTTTCCttcttcattattttaaaaaatcaacggcataaaaAATCCCAACTCTCTCTTAATAAATTTGTAttgttaatataatttatttaaaatctaATCTCATGACATTTACATAAAAAGATTAAAACCAAATTTGGACCATTTGGGCCTTCCTCGTTACACATTTGAAGATTTTCCctttacaattttttaaaattctctCAACTCTGGTCATATTAGACTCtagaatattttaattaattcacaaaatttaaaacttcATTTTTAAATAAAGTTTTGTTGGAATAATGGTAATACTATGACataaatgtataaataaaattgaggaaaatGTGTTTTTGTCCTCTATATTTTCTTTTATGCAATTTGGgtatacatgtcaaaacgggcTGCAGGGCGGGCTAGCCCGCAACCCGTCGCAACCCGCCATTAGGCGGGGCGAGGCGGGCCAGCCCGCCATTTTGGCGGGCCTCTAAATGGCCAACCCAGCCCAACCCACCTTAGACCGCGGGCTAACccgcttattattttttttaaaaaaatgctaaacagtattaaaataaacaaaaaagaaaaatatatttcagtcaaataatttcataaaaaacttaaaaacattgaaataagacattgaaagcatccaacaatcaacataatccataaaaaaaataaagtgctTATtctaatttatacaaaattttatCGTACATATGTACAAAAAATTAACTCATGTAATATCACCAACCGTAAATACAATGAAACCTTTaaatatgaatttcaaatcttttttagTATACATTTTCTCCAGTTTCTTAAGGATTTATCCTcacaataaaacaaaaattaacgaTCTTAAGGGTTTGTCTGCACAAGGCACCTAGCTCTTACCAtccacattttcttaaaaagtgagAAACATTGAAACATAACAGAAAGTAGAGGAAACAGACGGttgtaaatttcaaaaaatattatgtgttcaacaatacacataattactttatttaatatattatttcgaTAATTCTGTATTAGTTCgagttaaacattaaaaaaagaGAGGAGACTGGAGAGTATaacatcttcaaaaaaaaaaatagaagtatagAGATTTTACCAGAGTGATTGAAGTTAGGCACATGAgaaaaaataagaaagaaataggaatttttatataaaa from Primulina tabacum isolate GXHZ01 chromosome 14, ASM2559414v2, whole genome shotgun sequence includes:
- the LOC142525290 gene encoding G-type lectin S-receptor-like serine/threonine-protein kinase At1g11330, with translation MNFSKALTCFLCLTTITLCFISPKLSTAQNNATTSGDTCNCGAFGSCNSQHLAVCACLQGFEPENKQEWDLGNWTNGCVRRMKMKCERNDSTDGNRNTDDGFLVLHNIKIPGYSQRSLQPFRECAALCLRNCSCIAYAHDSDLGCMFWNSFLFGIQHFPTGSGASDLHYRVAYTELGHKKHFKKILMLLVIMGFIFISVFMYFSWKWIAKRRDKERTTELGKPSTSDSVDSSHQDALNQVNLQDLPLFRFDTLADATNNFSDANKLGKGGFGIVYKGELANGREVAVKRLSRASGQGLQECINEVVLISKLQHRNLVKLLGCCLENKETMLVYEYLSNKSLDFFLFDSSLEILDWRRRFDIIKGICRGLLCLHRDSRFRIIHRDLKPSNILLDNDWNPKISDFGMARIFGTSQDQVRTVRVVGTYGYMAPEYAIEGRFSEKSDVFSFGVMILEITSGRRNTSFYNHETSLNLLGHVWRLWKEDNVVALIDPTISDPGYRAEVVRCIQIGLLCVQELVLSMLSSEIVELSEPKQAAFTIRSTSSDTGTGTGSSQQSQKSTGSLNNVTMTMVHGR